The DNA region CTTTTCTAACGCCATTTATTAAATGCATCAAAGATAAAGCGTCAAGTCCACCAAGTGGATGATTTGATATGAATATTACTCTACCGCTTTTTGGGATGTTTTGAAGTGAAATATTATCTATTTTATAAGTAAAATTTATAGATTTTAAAAATCTATCAATTATTTCTTTATTTTTTGCATCTTTATTTTTTAATATAAAATCATTTAATTTATCTTCATAGAAAAGTTTTTTTAATAAGCCTATGAGCAAATTTGAAATAAATTTAGGATATTTTGTGAAAAGTTTTGGGTATTTATCATTTAGTGCCTTTTCTAAATCTACTATTTTTTTTTCTTGCAAATTTGATTCTCCAAAATATGTAATTATATGAAAGCTAATTATAGCTAAAATTAGCTTAGTTTATAAATTTAAGAACTTTTGATTTGAAACAAATTTGTAAACTAAGTTATAAAATTTTATAAGCTAAATTAGTCTTTTATATAATCATACAGTTCTTTAATTAATTTTGGATGCTTCATCTTTTTTATAGCTTGATCTTGAATTTGTCTGACACGTTCTCTTGTTATATTTCCAAGGACAATACCAATCTCTTCCAGGGTATAAGAGTTAGAATCGGAACTTGGTTTTATTTTATTTTCTTTTAGGATTTCTCTGATTTTTTTGGCTTCTAAATCTTTTATTTGGCAATAAATGTCAAATTTTAGGACTTTAAGATCGAAAACTTCCTTGTCTGAAGCAGTCTTTAAAAGCTCTTTTACCTCATCTAATTGAGAATTAGCTTCGAAAAGTAACTCGTTGATTTTTTGCAAATTAGTGGAAGGCATTTATTATCTCCTAGAATAAACATAAAGCAAATGCATAAAAAACTAACGCGAGAATGGTGGTTAGAGGCAGAATCGAACTGCCGACACGCAGATTTTCAGTCTGCTGCTCTACCGACTGAGCTATCCAACCACTGAAAAAAGAATTATAATTATATATAAACCAATCTTAAAATAAGGTTAAATTTTATCAAATTATTGAAAATTTATAGTTCTTGAACAAATTTTTTAAATAGATTTCCTCTCTCTTCATATGAACTAAACTGATCTAAACTCGCGCAAGCTGGACTTAAAAGTGCAACTTCATCATTTTTTAAATTTATATCTATGTTTTTTACAGCATTTTGTAAAAACTCACACTTATATGCTTTAATGTTAAATTTCAAAGCCAAATTTAAAATTTTTAAAGTATTTGAACCAATCGCATAAATTTCTAAATTATAGCCTTTAAAATTTTCAAACAAAGGTGCTAAATCAACGCCTTTATCATCTCCACCTAAAATTAAATGAATTTTTTTATCTCTGTATCTTTTTAGAGCTTGAATTACAGCATCTAAATTTGTAGCTTTTGTATCATTGACCCAAAGTCTATTTTTACTATCTTTAAATTCCTCAACCCTATTTTTATCTATTTTAAATGTATTTAAAAGATCTAAATTTAAACTATTTGTAGCAAATTTTTCTATGCATAAGGCAAGCAATGCATCCATTAAAAATGGTACTTTAAATTTGATATCTTTTAAATTTGCACCGCAAATTTTGGCTAGGTCACTTTCATCTTTATAAAAATAAATTTTTGCTTTTGATTTAATGCCATCATATTTTTTAGGAATAATGGCAACTGAGCCTTTACCCATCATACTCAATGGTTTTAGCTTTGTCTTTTCATACTCTTCAAAGCTTCCATGCCAGCTTATATGATCTGGAGTTATTGGTAGTAAAGCATAAATTTGTGGAGCTGCAAATTTGGTATAGTAAATCGTAAAAGAGCTTGTTTCAAGTATCCAAAATTTGGCTAATTTATCTAAATTTGCCAAAGGCTCGCCAACATTTCCACCAATTACTGCATCGTTATTTTTTAAAACAAGTCCAGCCATTTGCGTGGTTGTAGTTTTACCATTTGTTCCACTTATCCAAATTTTAACAGGGGATGTATCTTTAAAATAATCATACTCACTTATTAAATTCTTAGCTTTTTTTACTAATTCGTGATTCCTAGGAAAACCTGGACTTGGGATTTCAAGAGTGCTTTTTAACGGATCAAATTCACTTACTGGAAGTAAATTATTTCCAAACTCATCTTTTGAAATTTCATTAAATTTATTATCATAAATATCCCAAACACCATTAAATTTGACATTTCTTGCAATTGCCTTAGTTGTTTTTCCATAACCAAAAAGCGATTTTCTCATAACACTACCTTAATTTTATAGAGGCTAGAGCAATAATATTTGCAATTAATGCAATTATCCAAAATCTTATAATTATTTTGTTTTCAACCCAGCCTTTTAACTCAAAATGATGGTGTAAAGGAGCCATCAAAAAAACTCTTTTTTTAAAAATTTTAAAACTTCCAACTTGTAAAATTACACTTAATGTCTCAGCAACAAATATAAATCCAACCAACATAAGTAAAAATTCATTTTTACTTATAATTGCACTATATCCAATAAAGGCTCCAACGCTTAAACTTCCACTATCTCCCATAAAAATTTCAGCTGGATGACAATTGTACCACAAAAACCCTAGCATTGAGCCAATTAGCGCAGCACAAACAACCACAACTTCGCCAACTAGACTTACCTTTGGCAAAAACAGATATTCGCTAAAAAGTGCATGCCCACTAAGATAGATAAAAACACCCAATGTAAGCACAGCAAAAACTGAGGGAATAGTAGCTAGACCATCAAGTCCATCAGTTAAATTTACAGAATTTGAGCTAGCCGTAATAACTAAAACCCAAAAAAGTATAACACCATACTTTAAATCAATTATAGAATTTTTATAAAATGGAATAAAAATCTCACTAGAAAGCCCTGAAAACATAAATAAAATTAGAGCAATTACCAAAGAAAATAAAATTTGAAGCCTAAATTTTGTTTTAGCCTTTAAACCTGCTTCGTTTTTTTTACCAGCAATTTTAGAAAAATCATCCTTAAAGCCAATGTATGAAAAAAACACAAGCGTCATAAGAGCTGATAACACATAAATATTTGTAAGTTTTGCACATAAAAATGAGGCGATAATAGAACTTCCCACAAAAACTATTCCACCCATTGTTGGAGTGTGATTTTTTGACTTGTGAGATTTTGGAGCAAGATCGTAAATTGGCTGATTTGCTTTTTTTACTTTTGCCCATTTTATAAATTTTGGCATTAAAAAAATAGTCATAAAAAATGATATAAAAAATGCGAGTCCAGCTCTTGCAGTAATATAGCTAAATATGTTAATATTAAAAAATTCATATAAAAAATAAAACATCAAACACCTTTTGACAGCTTTTAAAAATTTAAAAGGGTAATTTTACTATAATGTTGCTTAGATAATTATTTTAAAGAAGGTTTTGATGAAACAAAAAGTAGTTTTAGTTATAACTGATGGGATTGGATTTAATAAAAGCAATGAATTTAATGCATTCAGCAATGCAAATAAACCAAATTATGAGTGGCTGTTTGAAAACAGTGCAAATTCACTTTTAAAAACTTCTGGCGAGGCTGTAGGGCTTCCAAAAGGACAAATGGGAAATAGTGAAGTTGGACATATGAGCATTGGAAGTGGGCGAATTTTATACCAAAACCTAGTTAAAATAGACAGAGCAATAGAAAACGGCTCACTAGAACAAAATAAGACTTTACTAAATTTATTAGAAAAACATAAAAGAATACATATTATTGGGCTTTATAGTGATGGCGGGGTACATTCTCACCTAAATCATTTTGATTTTATGTGTAAATTTGCAAAAGAAAATGTTTGCGAAGTTTTTGCACACGCAATAACTGATGGACGCGATGTAGCACCAATAAGCGGAATAAATTTTATAAAAAAACTTGAAAAAAATGTAAATTTAGTGAGCATTAGTGGTAGATTTTATGCTATGGATAGAGATAATAGATGGGATAGAATTAAAGAATTTTATGAAACAGTGGTACAAAACAAAAATAAACTTGATATAAAACCATCTGATTATTTAGAAATTTCTTATGATAAAAAAATCAGCGATGAGTTTATAAAACCTGCGAGTTTTAAAGATTTTGGCGGTATTAAAGAAAATGATGGTGTGATTATAATAAATTTTAGAAGTGACCGTGCAAGAGAGATGTGTATGGCATTTGGCGATGAGAGTTTTAATGAATTTAAAAGAGAACATAATATAAAAAATATCATAACCATGACTTCATATGATGATAATTTTAATTTTGAGATTCTTTTTAAAAACGAGGAAATTAAAAATACTTTAAGTCAAACTATTGCAGATGCTGGCTTAAGACAACTTCACACTGCTGAAACCGAAAAATATGCACATGTGACGTTTTTCTTTAATGGAGGAACTGAAGAGCCATGCCTAAATGAAACTAGAATTTTAGTACCAAGTCCAAAAGTAAAAACTTATGATGAAAAGCCGGAAATGAGTGCTTATGATGTTTGCAAAAATGTAATAAATGGAATAAATTATGGGTTTGATTTTATTGTAGTAAATTTTGCAAATGGTGATATGGTCGGACATACTGGAAATTATGAGGCATCTATCAAGGCTGTTGAAGCTGTTGATGAATGCATAGGAAAGATACTAAAGGCTGCAAAAAAGCAAAATTATGCTTATATTCAAATTTCAGACCATGGAAACTGTGAAGCAATGCGGGATAAAAAAGGCGAAATTTTAACAAATCATACCACTTTTGATGTATTTTGCTTTGTAATGGCAAATGAAGTTAGTAAAATCAAAAACGGTGGATTAAATAATGTCGCACCGACAATTTTGAAAATAATGGGACTTGATATTCCAAAACAGATGGATGAAGCGTTATTTTAACAACCTTAAGGAAAATATTTGAAAATAAATGAAAAAAATAAAAGAGTAAAATACTTAAGAGCTCTTGATAGATTTGTAAAATCAGCCATTAATATTTTAAAAAGAGAAGATTTTGATGATGAAATTTTTAGAAAAAGAGTTGAAAAAAATACACAAACATTAGAAAAAGTAGAGCCCGTTTTATTAAATGATCCATACACAAAAGCTTTAGAAAATTTCGCTAATTCAGTAATACAAAATAAAAATAAAGATGAACTTTTAAGGGAAGCAAATTTGCTAGATAAGCTTAAAAATTCAAAAAACTATAAAAAAGAAAAGCATAAAAAATTTGATGAATGTTAAGAAATAATCACCTAAACGGCACTGCGTATCAAACCATGTAAATCAACTCTAGACAATATAGTCCTATTCGTTAATTTTATATATTTTAAATTCAAACTATATCATAAATACAATTTATAAAAACTATAGACACCTTAAGAGTACAAATTTAAAGTGTCTATGTGTAAGCCCATAGAAGTGATATTATCTAATAAAATAAAGCAATATTCCTAAAATTACTTCTTATTATCCTTAACTTCAATATCTTCTTTTATTGATTCAAACTTCTTATCACCTATGCCTTTTACATTTTTAATATCTTCTATTTTTGTAAATTTATTCTCTTTTCTATATTCTATTATAGCTTCTGCTGTAGCCTCTCCAATACCCTTAAGAGTCATAAGTTCTTCCTTGGAAGCAGTGTTTATATTTACAGCACCAAACAACAAACTAAAACTAAAAACAAATAATAACAATAGTCTTTTCATAAATATATCCTTTAAATAATAATATTTATTCAGTATATAAAATATATATTAATATATTCTAAACTAGCATATATTATTTAACATATTCATTAATATTACAAAGCGAAAAAATTTAATTAATTCATATTAAATTCATATTTAACTAAATTTACTTTTATAAATTTGATTAATTTAAGACATAAAAAGAGCTATTATGATAAATATTTGTTTTTACATCTTTATTTGTTAAAAAAATTATTTCTATGATAGTTGTCGCCAAACTGATTATTATTAGTTTTATTAACACCTAGTTTTTAGTTGTCTTGCTTAGTATTTTGTTTATTCTAACATTAACTTTCATGTATTTACTCCTTTTTCAATGGTTTTATCTATTACTTTTGAAGTTTTTATCATATTTTTTACTAAATAGTTGAGCCAGAAATATCACCAAAATTTGATGTACCCATACCATCCGAGGCTCCTATAAAAAAGCCCTCTAATTTTCTATCTTCATTATGCCAAATACCCTCTAATTTCACCGCCTATATAGCTAACTATTATGTTTTAGCCATGCTTTAAGTAGTAAAACCATCTTTTATTTTATTATTTAAGTTTTGCTTTGGCATACTACCACCAAAAGATACTGTTTGAAACGGATGTGCTTGAAGTCTTAGCCGTAAATCTATTTTAGTGAGGATATGCTGAAGTAGTGGCTTCTTTTCATATTTAGATTATCTGTATTTTTAGCATAATATCTTTCACTGGAGTTGGTTAAGGGCAGCTTATCCGTAAAAAAAGCATCGCTGAAAGTCTTGTCTTTTTCTCTAGTTATTTCATAAGATGTTATTATCCATTTATTTTCACCACCATTATTAAACCCTTGATAATCATAATCTATAATATTCATCCCATTTTATGACATACAGTAATTGAACATTGCTTTAAATCCTAAACATTGCAATCTACAAACTCATTAGAAGTAAAGTTCATAATATCACCATGAGTAATATGTAAGGCGTAGACTATTAAACATGAAAAACGGCTCATTATAAATCAAACTGTAAAAAAGATAAAAGGCAATGAATATAAAGATGTCTTTCGCCTAAAACTTAGAAGCTATAAAGTTTTTTATAAAAAGATATATAATGAACTTATTATTTTAGTTTTAAGAGTTAGAGATAGAAAAGATATCTATAAGTGATCTAACGCTCAAACAGATAAAGCTCCAAAAAATTATTACTAAAATCAGTTGGCTAAAAACAAACTTCTTTTTTATTATCTTTTGGCTCTGTTAAAATATTTTATTGATTTTTAAGCTAATTTATATTATAATTTCCTATATAAAATAACGATAGTAAGGAGGTTTGCGATGAAAAATAAGACAACAGAGTTAGATATAATTTTACAGCTTTTTAACTCTCTTTCAAATGATGATAAAAAATCATTCATAAAAGAGATAAAAAATAAAGAAACTTCTAACAAAGTATCTATCAAAAAAGAGATTAAATATTGTCCTCATTGTAAATCTACTAAATTTGTTAAAAATGGAAAAAGTAGCAATACTCAAAGATTTTTATGTAGAGATTGTAATAAAACATTTACTACTACAAATAATACGATATTTTTTAGTGTTAAAAAAGATATAAAAACCTGGAAATTATATATTCATTGTATGATAGAAAAATATTCACTTAGAAAAACAGCTAAGATTTGTAATATTTCACTACCTACTGCATTTGCTTGGAGACATAAAATTTTAGATGCTTTGCAAATTATGATGAGTGAAGTTGAATTAAATGGAATAGTTGAAGCTGATGAAACTTTTATACCGCTATCTTTTAAAGGTAATCATAAAAATTTTAAATTGCCACGCTTAGCAAAGAAAAGAGGAACACCTGCTACTAAGCGTGGATTAAGTAGAGAGCAGGTCTGTGTAAGTTGTGGAATAAATTTAAATTGTTTATCTATTGCAAAAGTATCAAATCTTGGCAAACCTAAATTAAAAGATTTAGAAAAGGTTTTAAATGGTAAAATTATAAAAGATAGTATGTTTGTAACTGATAGTTTTAGAGCTTATTTAAAACTTGCAAAAGATATGGAGTTAAGTCATATTAGAATACCAAGAAACAAATATAAAGCTGGAACATTTAATATTCAAACTATAAATAGTTATCATAGTAGATTGAAAGCAATGATAACTTATAATTTTAAAGGTGTTTCAACTAAATATCTTAATAACTATCTTGTTTATCATAATTTTGTAAATTTTGCAAAAGACAATAAAAATGACAAAGAGATAATTCTATTTGATTTTATACAAGAGAATGATTGTATAAGTAAATCTATTAACATCGCTAATAGACCAAATATACCATTGCCAGATGTGGCTTAGAAAGGGAAACAATGACACTATGGACACAAAACAGCTTAGAGCTTGCAAATAATTATGATTATTTAGACAGATTATATTCTGTTTATCCTGTAATATCTAATATAAGAAGAAATTTAGATCAAGAAACTATTAATGAATTATCATCCATGCTTACAAGTCCGCCAAATTTTGAACGAGGTAATTTATTAAGATTATTATTAAATTTAGATATTTTTCCTATTAAAGATTCTTATGTTGCATATCTTAGACGAGATAGAAGTGCAATTGATCGCAATCCAAATACTGTATGTAGAATTGAAAATATAATTGTAAATATGGGGCTTACAAATGTTTTGAATGAGATTACTAGACCTATTGAAGCAAATAGACAAATGGGTCAACATTTTAAAAATTGGGTAAATTCTACTAATTTTAATTTTGATAAAACAGATAATATAGATGTCTTTTTAAATACAGATACGCTAATGGTTTTTATTGGCAATGATAATATTATGTTAAATTTAGCAAAAGATATTTTTGGATACACAGGGAATAAAGGAATTGATTTTATTGCAAAAAGAGGTGAAAATGTAGCAATAGGAGAAGCTAAATTTCTTACAGATTTTGGTGGTCATCAAAATGCACAACTAAACGATGCTAAAAATATTTTACTAGATGGTTCTTTTACGCCTTGCGATTATCAAATTTTTCCTATTGCAATATTAGATGGTGTATTATATATTCAAAATACAGCCACTAGAATGACTAAAAATCATATGTCTGAGTTTGTTAATAATTCAACTAATGAACTTATAATGTCTGCATTATTGCTAAGTAGTTTTGTGGTTACGTTATAATGTCTATATCTTTAAATTATGATATAAAAAAGACTGAAATTGAAATTTTAGAAAAAATAAATAGATGTTCATCAGATAAATTAAATGTTATATATTCAGATCAAAAAACTAAACTTATATATCAAGATAATTTTCAAGCAATGTCTATTTTATTAAAAACATATAATAATAAAATAGATTTAGTTTATATAGATCCCCCTTTTAATACAGGTCAGGATTTTTTTTATTCAAATTCTAGAACATCTTCAATATCTAATTCAGAAACAGATAAATTAGCATATAGTGATATTTTTGAATTAGATGATTATCTAGAATTTATTAGAGAAAGACTTTTTTTGATTCATAAATTATTAAGCGATAAAGGAACTTTATATTTACATATTGATATAAAAATGGGACATTATATTAAAATTATATTAGATGAAATATTTGGAAAAGATAATTTTTTGAATGAAATTACTCGTATAAAATCAAATCCTAAAAACTTTAAAAGAAAAGCATATGGAAATATAAAAGATACAATTTATGTCTATGCTAAAAAAAAATGTATGCAAATTTTTAATGACATATCTATAAAACTTAGCGATGAAGAGCTTTTAAAAAAATTTCCTAAAATAGACAAAAATGGCGAAAGATATACTACTGTTCCTTGCCATGCACCAGGTGAAACACTAAATGGAAACACTGGAAAAAAATGGCGTGGCTTATTACCGCCAAAAGGAAGACACTGGAGAAGCTCTCCTGATGAATTAGAAATGTTAGATAAAACAGGTTTAATAGAATGGTCAAAAACAAACAACCCTCGCATTAAAAAATATGCAAAAGATCACAAAGGAAAAAAAATACAAGATATTTGGGGTAATTTTAAAGATCCACAATATCCAAAATACCCAACTGAAAAAAATTTAGAAATGTTAGAGCTTATTGTAAAGCAATCGTCTAATGAGAATTCTATTATAATGGATTGTTTTTGTGGTAGTGGCTCCTTTTTAATTGCAGGTTTAAAAAATAATCGTAATGTTATCGGAATAGATATAAGTGAGCAAAGTATGAAAATTTCAAAGCAAAATATTATAAAATAAAAATTTAATTTTTTAATAAAATCAATAAAATATTTTAACAGAGCCTATCTTTTATAAAAACACTACATAACTAATAAAAACTAATCTACATAATAAATCTTTTTTAAAATAAAATATAGCTAGCACTATAAAAATATAAAAATGAAGCTTTTTTGAATTTCGACAGTGTTCCAGCTCAAATATTACAAAATATAGCAATATCATATTTCATACTCCATATTTCATATACTTCATATATATGATTTCTACTAAATTTTAGTAAAATTTGACTATTTTAAAAATACTAAATTTAGGCAAATCTTTACACTATATAGAATAATTATTCAAGACCAGATATCAATGAAAAAGTCCTGTTTTATTTTGACAAAAATTGATTTTATTTAAAATTTAATTAAGACTATAGTTTTAAAAAAACAGCTTAGATTTGTTACATTTAAAAAACTAAAATATCATTACACAAATAAGATAAATAAAAGAAAAAAATATTTAAAAATTCAATTTTACTAGATAGGTTGTTTAAAAATAAATATTGTAGTAAGTAATAGTTAGTATAAAAACAAAGTCCGCAGTGACCTACTTTCCCAGCATCCCAGTAAGGGAGAGTATCATCAGCCACGATGTGCTTAGCTTCTTGGTTCGGGATGGAGCAAGGCGTTTCCACATCTGTATAACCACGGACAGTGTTAAATAAAAATATTTAAATAAATACTCTTATTAAACACTGTTAGTTAAATTGTTAAAAGTCTAAGTTTTAATATTTAAAACTGTAAAACTTGTTTAAAGAATAGTATTTATCCTTAACAAGGAAGTGATGCTTAACTCTACTTCTTGCATTTGTGCAACAAATCTTTAGTATTTGCTACTTTAAGTCGGACTTTGTTCGACTGCTAAAAGTAGATAAAAATAGATAAGCAAACGAGCTATTAGTACTGGTCAGCTAAATGACTTACATCACTTACACACCCAGCCTATCAAACTTATAGTCTATAAGAGCTCTTAAAAGAAGATTAATCTTGGAGTTGGCTTCGAGCTTAGATGCTTTCAGCTCTTATCACATCCCAACTTAGCTACTAAGCGGTGCCCTTGGCAGGACAACTTATACACCAGTGGTTGGTTCAACCCGGTCCTCTCGTACTAGGGTCAACTCTCCTCAATCTTCTTACGCCCACGGCAGATAGGGACCGAACTGTCTCACGACGTTCTGAACCCAGCTCGCGTACCGCTTTAAATGGCGAACAGCCATACCCTTGGGACCTGCTCCAGCCCCAGGATGCGATGAGCCGACATCGAGGTGCCAAACCTCCCCGTCGATGTGAGCTCTTGGGGGAGATCAGCCTGTTATCCCCGGGGTACCTTTTATCCTTTGAGCGATGGCCCTTCCACACAGAACCACCGGATCACTAAGACCGACTTTCGTCTCTGCTCCACTTGTCGGTGTCGCAGTTAAGCTGGTTTTTGCCTTTATACTCTACAAACGATTTCCAACCGTTTTGAACCAACCTTTGTAAGCCTCCGTTATTATTTGGGAGGCGACCGCCCCAGTCAAACTACCCACCAGACATTGTCCTACCTAAGGATAACTTAGGCTAGTTAGCTACCCGAATAAAGAAGAGTGGTATCTCAAGGATGACTCCTTATAGACTAGCATCTATAGATCATAATCTCCCACCTATCCTGCACATCTTTATCCAAGTAGCAGTGTCAAGCTATAGTAAAGGTCCACGGGGTCTTTCCGTCTTGCCGCGGGTAGGAGGAATTTTCACCTCCACTACAATTTCACTGGATCCCTCTTTGAGACAGCTCCCATCTCGTTACGCCATTCATGCAGGTCGGTATTTAACCGACAAGGAATTTCGCTACCTTAGGACCGTTATAGTTACGGCCGCCGTTTACTCGGGCTTCGATCAAGAGCTTTGCTAATGCTAACTCCATCAATTAACCTTCGAGCACCGGGCAGGCGTCACACCCTATACATCCACTTACGTGTTAGCAGAGTGCTGTGTTTTTGGTAAACAGTCGGGAGGGACTCTTTGTTGTAACCTCTAGGGCTTGCACCCTGGTAGGCACACCTTATACCGAAGATACGGTGCTATTTTGCAGAGTTCCTTAAAGAGAGTTCTTCCACGCGCCTTAGAATACTCATCCCACCCACCTGTGTCGGTTTACGGTACGGGCAATTATTACTAAACTTAGAAACTTTTCTTGGCTCTATAGTATCATGAATTCTTACGCTACTCCGAAGAGCTTTGTAAGCCTTTAAGCTTTCGGATAAAGAGTTACGGATTTGCCTATAACTCAACCTACGACCTTAGACTAACTATTCCATCAGTTAGCTCCACTAACTTTAAGCGTCCTTCCATCGCACATAATAATTGGTATTGGAATATTAACCAATTTTCCATCGCATACCCCTTTCGGACTTTGCTTAGGACCCGACTAACCCTACGATGACGAGCATCGCGTAGGAAACCTTGGGTTTTCGGCGATCAGGATTCTCACCTGATTTAACGCTACTCATGCCTGCATGCTCACTTGTATTTGCTCCAACGCTCCTTACCGGTACATCTTCAACGCTAAATACAACGCTCTCCTACCACTTGCACACAACTTAATTCTTTTAGCTTAAGATATTTTAAAACTCTTTGCTTTGCAAAAACGCTATCGCTAGTTTTAAATATAACTTATACACTTTGTTTTATAAAGAACTAAGTTGTGTGCAAGTCTACGACTTCGGTACTTATTTTAGCCCCGTTATATTTTCCGCGCAAAATCACTAGACCAGTGAGCTATTACGCTATCTTTAAAGGATGGCTGCTTCTAAGCCAACCTCCTGGTTGTTTAAGTAACTTCACATCGTTTTCCACTTAAATAAGATTTTGGGACCTTAGTCGGTAGTCTGGGTTGTTCCCCTTTTGACGACGGATTTTATCACTCGCCGCCTGACTGCTATGATTACATTAAAGGTATTCGGAGTTTGATAGGGTTTGGTACATTGGTGTATGCCCTAGCCCATTCAGTGCTCTACCCCCTCTAATTACTACATAACGCT from Campylobacter ureolyticus includes:
- a CDS encoding ComEA family DNA-binding protein, which gives rise to MKRLLLLFVFSFSLLFGAVNINTASKEELMTLKGIGEATAEAIIEYRKENKFTKIEDIKNVKGIGDKKFESIKEDIEVKDNKK
- the gpmI gene encoding 2,3-bisphosphoglycerate-independent phosphoglycerate mutase gives rise to the protein MKQKVVLVITDGIGFNKSNEFNAFSNANKPNYEWLFENSANSLLKTSGEAVGLPKGQMGNSEVGHMSIGSGRILYQNLVKIDRAIENGSLEQNKTLLNLLEKHKRIHIIGLYSDGGVHSHLNHFDFMCKFAKENVCEVFAHAITDGRDVAPISGINFIKKLEKNVNLVSISGRFYAMDRDNRWDRIKEFYETVVQNKNKLDIKPSDYLEISYDKKISDEFIKPASFKDFGGIKENDGVIIINFRSDRAREMCMAFGDESFNEFKREHNIKNIITMTSYDDNFNFEILFKNEEIKNTLSQTIADAGLRQLHTAETEKYAHVTFFFNGGTEEPCLNETRILVPSPKVKTYDEKPEMSAYDVCKNVINGINYGFDFIVVNFANGDMVGHTGNYEASIKAVEAVDECIGKILKAAKKQNYAYIQISDHGNCEAMRDKKGEILTNHTTFDVFCFVMANEVSKIKNGGLNNVAPTILKIMGLDIPKQMDEALF
- a CDS encoding type II toxin-antitoxin system RelE family toxin, yielding MKGNEYKDVFRLKLRSYKVFYKKIYNELIILVLRVRDRKDIYK
- a CDS encoding IS1595 family transposase, with the protein product MKNKTTELDIILQLFNSLSNDDKKSFIKEIKNKETSNKVSIKKEIKYCPHCKSTKFVKNGKSSNTQRFLCRDCNKTFTTTNNTIFFSVKKDIKTWKLYIHCMIEKYSLRKTAKICNISLPTAFAWRHKILDALQIMMSEVELNGIVEADETFIPLSFKGNHKNFKLPRLAKKRGTPATKRGLSREQVCVSCGINLNCLSIAKVSNLGKPKLKDLEKVLNGKIIKDSMFVTDSFRAYLKLAKDMELSHIRIPRNKYKAGTFNIQTINSYHSRLKAMITYNFKGVSTKYLNNYLVYHNFVNFAKDNKNDKEIILFDFIQENDCISKSINIANRPNIPLPDVA
- a CDS encoding site-specific DNA-methyltransferase codes for the protein MSISLNYDIKKTEIEILEKINRCSSDKLNVIYSDQKTKLIYQDNFQAMSILLKTYNNKIDLVYIDPPFNTGQDFFYSNSRTSSISNSETDKLAYSDIFELDDYLEFIRERLFLIHKLLSDKGTLYLHIDIKMGHYIKIILDEIFGKDNFLNEITRIKSNPKNFKRKAYGNIKDTIYVYAKKKCMQIFNDISIKLSDEELLKKFPKIDKNGERYTTVPCHAPGETLNGNTGKKWRGLLPPKGRHWRSSPDELEMLDKTGLIEWSKTNNPRIKKYAKDHKGKKIQDIWGNFKDPQYPKYPTEKNLEMLELIVKQSSNENSIIMDCFCGSGSFLIAGLKNNRNVIGIDISEQSMKISKQNIIK
- a CDS encoding sigma factor-like helix-turn-helix DNA-binding protein; its protein translation is MPSTNLQKINELLFEANSQLDEVKELLKTASDKEVFDLKVLKFDIYCQIKDLEAKKIREILKENKIKPSSDSNSYTLEEIGIVLGNITRERVRQIQDQAIKKMKHPKLIKELYDYIKD
- the mraY gene encoding phospho-N-acetylmuramoyl-pentapeptide-transferase is translated as MFYFLYEFFNINIFSYITARAGLAFFISFFMTIFLMPKFIKWAKVKKANQPIYDLAPKSHKSKNHTPTMGGIVFVGSSIIASFLCAKLTNIYVLSALMTLVFFSYIGFKDDFSKIAGKKNEAGLKAKTKFRLQILFSLVIALILFMFSGLSSEIFIPFYKNSIIDLKYGVILFWVLVITASSNSVNLTDGLDGLATIPSVFAVLTLGVFIYLSGHALFSEYLFLPKVSLVGEVVVVCAALIGSMLGFLWYNCHPAEIFMGDSGSLSVGAFIGYSAIISKNEFLLMLVGFIFVAETLSVILQVGSFKIFKKRVFLMAPLHHHFELKGWVENKIIIRFWIIALIANIIALASIKLR
- the murD gene encoding UDP-N-acetylmuramoyl-L-alanine--D-glutamate ligase — translated: MRKSLFGYGKTTKAIARNVKFNGVWDIYDNKFNEISKDEFGNNLLPVSEFDPLKSTLEIPSPGFPRNHELVKKAKNLISEYDYFKDTSPVKIWISGTNGKTTTTQMAGLVLKNNDAVIGGNVGEPLANLDKLAKFWILETSSFTIYYTKFAAPQIYALLPITPDHISWHGSFEEYEKTKLKPLSMMGKGSVAIIPKKYDGIKSKAKIYFYKDESDLAKICGANLKDIKFKVPFLMDALLALCIEKFATNSLNLDLLNTFKIDKNRVEEFKDSKNRLWVNDTKATNLDAVIQALKRYRDKKIHLILGGDDKGVDLAPLFENFKGYNLEIYAIGSNTLKILNLALKFNIKAYKCEFLQNAVKNIDINLKNDEVALLSPACASLDQFSSYEERGNLFKKFVQEL